The Halobellus sp. MBLA0158 genome has a window encoding:
- a CDS encoding mRNA surveillance protein pelota, which produces MRISSRGRGEEGRERMTVVPENVDDLWHLSHVLETGDLVSGDTTRRIQRDDENLRDTGGQREHLFVTIEVADVEFARFANRLRVGGEIVDCSREDQLGHHHTINVEEHDELTIEKHFKPDQVERIEAAEEAAENADVAIATVEEGEAHIHTVAQYGTEERFSFTAPTGKGEYARPRSELFAELGDALARMDVDAIILAGPGFTKQDARDHIAESHPETADLITMVDTAGVGDRGVHEVLKRGAVDEVQTQTRISKEAELIDELTEGIATGEKVAYGIDEVAEAAEFGAVEELLVVDDRLRQERQGEGDWDVDVNDVIQSVERQGGEVTVFSGEFDPGRQLKNLGGIAALLRYRLQ; this is translated from the coding sequence ATGCGAATCTCCAGTCGCGGCCGCGGCGAGGAGGGCCGCGAGCGGATGACGGTGGTCCCCGAGAACGTCGACGACCTCTGGCACCTCTCGCACGTCCTCGAAACGGGGGACCTCGTCTCCGGCGACACCACCCGCCGGATCCAGCGCGACGACGAGAACCTCCGCGACACCGGCGGCCAGCGCGAGCACCTCTTCGTGACGATCGAGGTCGCGGACGTCGAGTTCGCGCGCTTCGCGAACCGCCTGCGGGTCGGCGGCGAGATCGTCGACTGCTCGCGCGAGGACCAGCTCGGCCACCACCACACGATCAACGTCGAGGAGCACGACGAGCTCACCATCGAGAAGCACTTCAAGCCCGATCAGGTCGAGCGGATCGAGGCCGCCGAGGAGGCCGCCGAGAACGCCGACGTCGCCATCGCCACCGTGGAAGAGGGCGAGGCGCACATCCACACGGTCGCGCAGTACGGGACCGAAGAGCGATTCTCGTTCACCGCCCCCACCGGAAAGGGCGAGTACGCCCGGCCGCGGTCCGAACTGTTCGCCGAACTCGGCGACGCGCTCGCGCGGATGGACGTCGACGCGATCATCCTCGCGGGCCCGGGCTTCACGAAGCAGGACGCCCGCGACCACATCGCGGAAAGTCACCCCGAAACCGCCGACCTGATCACGATGGTCGACACCGCCGGCGTCGGCGACCGCGGGGTCCACGAGGTGCTCAAGCGCGGCGCCGTCGACGAGGTACAGACCCAGACCAGGATCTCGAAGGAGGCCGAACTGATCGACGAGCTGACGGAGGGCATCGCGACGGGCGAGAAGGTCGCCTACGGGATCGACGAGGTCGCAGAAGCCGCGGAGTTCGGCGCTGTCGAAGAGCTGCTCGTCGTCGACGACCGCCTGCGACAGGAGCGCCAGGGCGAGGGCGACTGGGACGTCGACGTCAACGACGTCATTCAGTCGGTCGAGCGCCAGGGCGGCGAGGTCACGGTCTTCTCCGGGGAGTTCGACCCCGGCCGCCAGCTGAAGAACCTCGGCGGGATCGCGGCGCTTCTCAGATATCGACTCCAGTGA
- a CDS encoding RNA methyltransferase gives MAPRSRDPVVVVVDPKTPGNVGTIARAMKNFGLSELKLVNPPDLDEDGEAYGFAGHAREDVLPNAEEVTFEAVVSEYHTIGTTAITNEDSRKHTRFPFKTPVEVRESLETVDTRTALVFGREGTGLDNAELKQLDEVCSIPASAEYPVLNLGQAATILLYEFRSLTVEETQLPDVERERADEAEIDRFYDFFEEFHRAIENREHKREKTRVMMRRLLGRAHPTEREITTLTGIFRRANELLGDRSFGDHTGEEAAESSAESNSQSQSQSQSQSTPESTPD, from the coding sequence ATGGCGCCGCGCAGTCGCGACCCCGTCGTCGTCGTGGTCGACCCGAAGACGCCCGGGAACGTCGGCACCATCGCCCGCGCGATGAAGAACTTCGGGCTCTCGGAGCTGAAGCTCGTGAATCCACCAGATCTAGACGAGGACGGCGAGGCGTACGGCTTCGCCGGCCACGCCCGCGAGGACGTCCTCCCCAACGCCGAGGAGGTGACCTTCGAGGCGGTCGTCTCCGAGTACCACACCATCGGCACGACGGCGATCACGAACGAGGACAGCAGAAAGCACACGCGGTTCCCGTTCAAGACGCCCGTGGAGGTCAGAGAGAGCCTCGAAACCGTCGACACGAGGACCGCGCTCGTGTTCGGCCGCGAGGGGACCGGCCTCGACAACGCGGAGCTGAAGCAGTTGGACGAGGTGTGTTCGATCCCCGCGAGCGCGGAGTACCCCGTCTTGAACCTCGGTCAGGCGGCGACGATCCTGCTGTACGAGTTCCGCTCGCTGACCGTCGAGGAGACGCAGCTCCCCGACGTCGAGCGCGAGCGCGCCGACGAGGCGGAGATCGACCGCTTCTACGACTTCTTCGAGGAGTTCCACCGCGCGATCGAGAACCGCGAGCACAAGCGCGAGAAGACGCGCGTGATGATGCGGCGGCTCCTCGGCCGGGCGCATCCGACAGAGCGGGAGATCACCACGCTCACGGGCATCTTCCGGCGCGCGAACGAACTGCTGGGGGACCGCTCGTTCGGTGACCACACCGGCGAGGAGGCCGCGGAGTCGTCGGCAGAGTCGAACTCGCAATCGCAATCTCAGTCCCAATCCCAATCGACTCCGGAATCGACGCCCGACTGA
- a CDS encoding rhodanese-like domain-containing protein produces the protein MVEEITTEELHERIESGDPPQIIDIRNPDQYERGHIPGAINVPMHELPGRIDEIDWGDDVVVACPIGQSSVQAARLIGSYEDVEDAANVRSMAGGYQAWEYDLESGAEAAAEE, from the coding sequence ATGGTCGAAGAGATCACCACCGAGGAACTCCACGAGCGCATCGAGTCGGGCGACCCGCCGCAGATCATCGACATCCGCAACCCCGACCAGTACGAGCGGGGCCACATCCCGGGCGCGATCAACGTCCCGATGCACGAGCTCCCGGGCCGGATCGACGAGATCGACTGGGGGGACGACGTCGTCGTCGCCTGCCCCATCGGCCAGTCGTCGGTTCAGGCGGCGCGGCTGATCGGCAGCTACGAGGACGTCGAGGACGCCGCGAACGTCCGGAGTATGGCCGGCGGCTACCAAGCCTGGGAGTACGACCTCGAATCGGGCGCCGAGGCCGCGGCCGAGGAGTGA
- a CDS encoding methyl-accepting chemotaxis protein has product MAESTVGSRGGRFGTDNWGDKLREFVRYIPSGDTIPDDTWRARHRNIVLALFAHIPFLIALGLYEGTEPFSGAQIPEIPTTMLVSRVGIVAAIGLLAVWPRFSRRIRTSLATVGLVMSSAVLVYFSGGYIEAHFHFFVVMGIVAVYEDWAPFLVGIVFVALQHAVFGFYMPEMVYNHNAGATRPFVWAGIHAAFVLMLASALMTNWVSIERSREEARNQLAETEEAEELKAEAEARQREVEEMNDHLERKADDFSAKMTRAADGDLGVRLDSDADSEAMAQIAEDFNGMMDEMESAVQNIQAFAQEVTAASEEANAGAGEVKQASEEVSEAVQEISRGTNEQREMLEDVYDEMTDLSAAVEEVASSAETVAKTSHETAQIADAGEDTARGAIDDAQEAKSAIGSTRDNVEHLEDQMTEIGEIVELISDIAEQTNLLALNANIEAARVSSTGNGDGDGFAVVADEVKQLAEETQESATEIEELIEETQAQTARTVEEARTAEEHMEEGVEAVQDVLDAFTQVSENTDETDSGIQEISDATDDQAKSAEQSVSVVEEVADISRNTADEAEGVSAAAEQQAASISQVSSNVEALTDQAEQLQSLLARFEVSATKTQVPTPGPEDGSGSGRNLALNDGGRLESPDSEARPNSGSESGFEFDAE; this is encoded by the coding sequence ATGGCAGAGAGCACGGTCGGATCTCGGGGAGGGCGCTTCGGGACCGACAATTGGGGGGACAAACTCCGCGAGTTCGTCAGGTACATTCCGAGCGGGGATACGATCCCCGACGACACCTGGCGGGCGCGGCACCGAAACATCGTACTGGCGCTCTTCGCGCACATTCCGTTTCTGATCGCGCTCGGTCTCTATGAGGGGACCGAGCCGTTCTCGGGCGCCCAGATCCCGGAGATCCCGACGACGATGCTCGTCTCGCGCGTCGGCATCGTCGCCGCGATCGGGCTGTTGGCGGTGTGGCCGCGGTTCAGCCGACGGATCCGCACGTCGCTCGCGACCGTCGGACTGGTGATGTCCTCGGCGGTGTTGGTGTACTTCTCGGGGGGGTACATCGAGGCGCACTTCCACTTCTTCGTGGTGATGGGGATCGTCGCCGTCTACGAGGACTGGGCGCCGTTCCTCGTCGGCATCGTCTTCGTCGCGCTCCAGCACGCGGTCTTCGGATTCTACATGCCGGAGATGGTGTACAACCACAACGCGGGCGCGACCCGTCCGTTCGTGTGGGCGGGGATCCACGCCGCGTTCGTGCTGATGCTCGCCTCGGCGCTGATGACGAACTGGGTCTCGATCGAGCGCTCCCGCGAAGAGGCGCGGAACCAACTCGCTGAGACCGAAGAGGCGGAGGAACTGAAGGCCGAGGCCGAGGCCCGGCAGCGCGAGGTCGAGGAGATGAACGACCACCTCGAACGGAAGGCCGACGACTTCAGCGCCAAGATGACCCGCGCGGCCGACGGCGACCTCGGCGTCCGACTCGACAGCGACGCAGACAGCGAGGCGATGGCCCAGATCGCCGAGGACTTCAACGGGATGATGGACGAGATGGAGTCCGCGGTGCAGAACATCCAGGCGTTCGCCCAGGAGGTCACCGCCGCGAGCGAGGAGGCCAACGCGGGCGCCGGCGAGGTCAAGCAGGCCAGCGAGGAGGTGAGCGAGGCCGTCCAGGAGATCTCCCGCGGCACCAACGAACAGCGCGAGATGCTCGAAGACGTCTACGACGAGATGACAGACCTCTCGGCGGCGGTCGAGGAGGTCGCCTCCTCGGCCGAAACCGTCGCGAAGACCTCCCACGAGACGGCCCAGATCGCCGACGCGGGCGAAGACACCGCCCGCGGCGCCATCGACGACGCCCAGGAAGCCAAGAGCGCGATCGGCTCGACCCGCGACAACGTCGAGCACCTCGAAGACCAGATGACCGAGATCGGCGAGATCGTCGAGCTCATAAGCGACATCGCAGAGCAGACGAACCTCCTCGCGCTGAACGCCAACATCGAGGCGGCCCGCGTCAGTTCGACCGGGAACGGCGACGGCGACGGATTCGCCGTCGTCGCCGACGAGGTCAAACAGCTGGCCGAGGAGACGCAGGAGTCCGCGACCGAGATCGAGGAACTCATCGAGGAGACCCAGGCCCAGACCGCCCGGACGGTCGAGGAGGCGCGGACCGCCGAGGAACACATGGAAGAGGGCGTCGAGGCCGTCCAGGACGTCCTCGACGCGTTCACGCAGGTCTCCGAGAACACCGACGAGACCGACAGCGGCATCCAGGAGATCAGCGACGCCACCGACGACCAGGCCAAGAGCGCCGAGCAGTCGGTCTCGGTGGTCGAAGAGGTCGCAGACATCAGCCGGAACACCGCCGACGAGGCCGAGGGCGTCTCCGCGGCGGCCGAACAGCAGGCGGCGTCGATCTCGCAGGTGAGCTCGAACGTCGAAGCGCTCACCGACCAGGCCGAGCAGCTACAGTCGCTCCTCGCCCGGTTCGAGGTCAGCGCCACGAAGACGCAGGTCCCGACGCCGGGTCCGGAGGACGGCTCCGGCTCCGGGCGGAACCTCGCGCTGAACGACGGCGGCCGGCTCGAATCCCCCGATTCGGAGGCTCGCCCCAACTCCGGATCCGAGTCCGGGTTCGAGTTCGACGCCGAATAG
- a CDS encoding DUF4013 domain-containing protein has product MIQQSLQYLRNDEDSWLTTVLIGGVLSLLGALVIPAILVLGYLVRVVRETMRGNEHPPAFDEWGDLLGDGLRAFAVVVVYGLVPAVVSAVVIGGGVLSFVVVGGSTAGMSGPGAVGPQSGLGLGIGLLVILVGGVLALVLTLLAAYIVPAAIATIAEHDDLSRAFSVGELRPVLTSGTYATAWLSGFAIVLAAGLVAGALNAIPPVGFLAGGFLGFYAAVAAYYLIGTAWGEIHPVEVRDGGDAADERPAV; this is encoded by the coding sequence ATGATTCAACAATCCCTGCAGTACCTCCGCAACGACGAGGACTCGTGGCTCACCACGGTCCTCATCGGCGGGGTCCTCAGCCTGCTCGGCGCGCTCGTGATCCCCGCGATCCTCGTCCTCGGCTACCTCGTCCGCGTCGTCCGCGAGACGATGCGCGGAAACGAGCACCCGCCCGCGTTCGACGAGTGGGGCGACCTCCTCGGCGACGGCCTCCGGGCCTTCGCGGTCGTGGTCGTCTACGGCCTCGTGCCCGCCGTCGTCTCCGCGGTCGTGATCGGCGGCGGCGTCCTCTCGTTCGTCGTGGTCGGCGGCTCGACCGCGGGGATGTCCGGTCCGGGGGCCGTCGGGCCGCAGAGCGGCCTCGGCCTCGGGATCGGCCTCCTCGTGATCCTCGTCGGGGGCGTGCTCGCGCTCGTGCTGACGCTCCTGGCCGCCTATATCGTGCCCGCCGCGATCGCGACGATCGCCGAGCACGACGACCTGAGCCGGGCGTTCTCGGTCGGCGAACTCCGCCCCGTGCTGACCTCGGGGACGTACGCCACCGCGTGGCTCTCGGGCTTCGCGATCGTCCTCGCGGCCGGCCTCGTCGCGGGCGCGCTCAACGCGATCCCGCCGGTCGGCTTCCTCGCCGGGGGCTTCCTCGGCTTCTACGCCGCGGTCGCCGCGTACTACCTGATCGGGACCGCCTGGGGCGAGATCCACCCGGTCGAGGTGCGCGACGGCGGCGACGCGGCCGACGAGCGGCCGGCGGTCTGA
- a CDS encoding ornithine cyclodeaminase family protein gives MTETVFLNSAEVDGLATPAEFVDAVREAYRQRGEGAPAEPRTKLTNAEPPGFFTAYAAVLPETGAMGGYMYSAGFGAEDAWFMTPLFDAESGEPLALVDGASMNPYKTGAAGAVAADELARADATSAAIIGSGPQAKGQLRALATVRDLETVWVYSPTKEHRESFAGEMDRRLDASVAAVASAAAAIEDADVVVTATNADEPVFDGDALEPGTHVTAMGQYNPEKRELDDATIERATYVPDLRERAFQDAGSFLHALDAGVVDEDHIHAELGEVVAGEAPGREDAEEITVFDSGGTGIETVAGAYLLYEKAREEDLGTTIDVSPGSEALTGE, from the coding sequence ATGACCGAGACGGTGTTTCTGAACAGTGCCGAGGTCGACGGGCTCGCGACGCCCGCGGAGTTCGTCGACGCCGTCCGCGAGGCCTACCGACAGCGGGGCGAGGGCGCGCCCGCGGAGCCCCGGACGAAGCTCACGAACGCCGAGCCGCCGGGTTTTTTCACCGCCTACGCCGCCGTGCTCCCCGAGACGGGCGCGATGGGCGGCTATATGTACTCCGCGGGCTTCGGCGCCGAGGACGCGTGGTTCATGACGCCGCTGTTCGACGCCGAGTCCGGCGAGCCGCTCGCGCTCGTCGACGGCGCGAGTATGAACCCCTACAAGACCGGCGCAGCCGGCGCGGTCGCGGCCGACGAACTCGCTCGCGCGGACGCGACCTCGGCGGCGATCATCGGCAGCGGCCCGCAGGCGAAGGGCCAGCTCCGCGCGCTCGCGACCGTCCGCGATCTCGAAACCGTGTGGGTGTACTCGCCGACCAAGGAGCACCGCGAGTCGTTCGCGGGCGAGATGGACCGCCGGCTGGACGCCAGCGTCGCGGCCGTCGCGTCCGCCGCCGCGGCCATCGAGGACGCCGACGTCGTCGTGACCGCGACGAACGCCGACGAGCCGGTGTTCGACGGCGACGCGCTCGAACCCGGGACGCACGTCACGGCGATGGGCCAGTACAACCCCGAGAAGCGCGAACTCGACGACGCGACGATCGAGCGCGCGACGTACGTCCCCGACCTCCGCGAGCGGGCCTTCCAGGACGCGGGCTCGTTCCTCCACGCCCTCGATGCGGGCGTCGTCGACGAGGACCACATCCACGCCGAACTGGGCGAGGTCGTCGCCGGCGAGGCCCCCGGCCGCGAGGACGCCGAGGAGATCACCGTCTTCGACAGCGGCGGGACGGGCATCGAGACGGTCGCCGGAGCGTACCTGCTCTACGAGAAGGCCCGAGAGGAGGACCTGGGCACGACGATCGACGTCTCGCCTGGCAGCGAGGCGCTCACCGGCGAGTGA
- a CDS encoding desampylase: MTGPSLVLARDAYDDIVSQGYDGGDEEICGVLAGEYGDDESVVRDVRRVPNAAETPQIRYAMAPEAQLAAIEGIEDDGLDVVGFYHTHPTGPAHPSDTDVERATWPGYSYAICAFDGYPYLGSWRWTGEAFERETVRLVDDVES, encoded by the coding sequence GTGACCGGTCCGTCTCTCGTTCTCGCGCGGGACGCCTACGACGACATCGTCTCTCAGGGCTACGACGGCGGCGACGAGGAGATCTGCGGGGTTCTCGCGGGCGAGTACGGCGACGACGAGAGCGTCGTCCGCGACGTCCGCCGAGTGCCGAACGCCGCCGAGACCCCGCAGATCCGGTACGCGATGGCCCCCGAGGCCCAACTGGCGGCCATCGAGGGGATCGAGGACGACGGCCTCGACGTGGTCGGGTTCTACCACACCCATCCGACCGGGCCCGCCCACCCCAGCGACACCGACGTCGAGCGCGCGACCTGGCCGGGCTACTCCTACGCCATCTGCGCGTTCGACGGCTACCCGTACCTCGGTTCGTGGCGCTGGACCGGCGAGGCGTTCGAACGCGAGACCGTCCGGCTGGTCGACGACGTCGAATCGTAG
- a CDS encoding M48 family metallopeptidase gives MSRPPSRSRPRPDDRGRDRRGSRLWPVLVGLVALAFYGALAGLSLLVLAALWQVRLDPVAAGLGLAVGTLLAVYVSVRLGTRRLLSHLDAREVPESRLPGVYALLDDLSASMSVERPRLLVARLEVPNAFALETPGRKTVVVDAALLRLLDRDELRALFAHELAHLERRDGLVGTFALAVSQLVVVGLELLLSPAVFLLTGAALCLAWARRDPGAWAETLPGRLRRRVESGVALVGMAATLLLRAYARRREFGADARAAEVTGRPLALARALGKLDRASSPTFGSRSLLWTHGEVESEEERRLREYFSTHPPIEDRIARLRAMAEWSENGSVRVPIE, from the coding sequence ATGTCACGCCCGCCCTCACGCTCCCGTCCCCGCCCCGACGACCGCGGCCGCGACCGCCGGGGAAGTCGGCTGTGGCCGGTGCTCGTCGGCCTCGTCGCGCTCGCCTTTTACGGCGCGCTGGCCGGGCTGAGCCTGCTCGTCCTCGCGGCGCTGTGGCAGGTCCGGCTCGATCCCGTCGCGGCCGGCCTCGGCCTCGCCGTCGGGACGCTGCTGGCGGTGTACGTCTCGGTCCGGCTGGGGACGCGCCGGCTCCTCTCGCACCTCGACGCGCGGGAGGTCCCCGAGTCCCGCCTCCCCGGCGTGTACGCCCTGCTCGACGACCTCTCGGCGTCGATGTCGGTCGAGCGCCCCCGGCTGTTGGTGGCGCGCCTGGAGGTTCCGAACGCGTTCGCGCTCGAAACGCCCGGGCGCAAGACGGTCGTCGTCGACGCGGCGCTCCTGCGACTGCTCGACCGCGACGAGCTGCGGGCGCTCTTCGCCCACGAGCTCGCGCACCTGGAGCGCCGCGACGGGCTGGTCGGGACGTTCGCGCTCGCGGTCTCCCAGCTCGTCGTCGTCGGGCTCGAACTCCTGCTCTCGCCGGCGGTGTTCCTCCTGACCGGGGCGGCGCTGTGTCTCGCGTGGGCGCGGCGCGATCCCGGCGCGTGGGCGGAGACGCTGCCGGGGCGGCTCAGGCGGCGCGTCGAGTCCGGCGTCGCGCTCGTCGGCATGGCGGCGACGCTGCTGCTCCGGGCGTACGCGCGGCGGCGGGAGTTCGGCGCCGACGCCCGCGCCGCCGAGGTGACGGGCCGTCCGCTCGCGCTCGCTCGGGCGCTGGGAAAGCTCGATCGGGCGTCGTCGCCGACGTTCGGATCCCGCTCGCTGCTGTGGACGCACGGCGAGGTCGAGTCCGAAGAGGAGCGGCGGCTCAGGGAGTACTTCTCGACGCATCCGCCGATCGAAGACCGGATCGCGCGGCTCCGTGCGATGGCCGAGTGGTCCGAAAACGGGAGCGTTCGGGTGCCGATCGAGTGA
- the rqcH gene encoding ribosome rescue protein RqcH: MDPKRELTSVDLAALVTELNRYEGAKVDKAYRYGDDLLRFRMRDFDRGRVELLLEVGEVKRAHVADPERVPDAPGRPPNFAMMLRNRLSGADFAGAEQFEFDRILVLDFERDDENTRIVVELFGQGNVAVLDESGEVVQSLETVRLKSRTVAPGSQYEFPASRLNPLTVGYEAFKRNMDDSDTDVVRTLATQLNLGGLYAEELCTRAGVEKTTPIEEAGDEEYRAIHHAIEELRTRLRAGDFDPRVYLDDGAVVDVTPFPLEEREREGLDSEAYDSFNDALDRYFYRLELEDDEPEDTGRQRPDFEAEIEKKQRIIDQQQGAIEDFEAQAEAERRRAELLYANYDLVDEVLSTVRDAREEGVGWDEIRETLAQGAERGIPEAEAVVDVDGAEGTVTIELDDTEVAVEVDTGVEKNADRLYTEAKRIEEKKEGALAAIEDTREELAAVKRRREEWEEDDAEETDDEEPDEREERDWLSMESIPIRQSDHWYERFRWFRTSDGFLVIGGRNADQNEEIVTKYLDQHDLFFHTQAHGGPVTIVKATGPSEPSEAVDFPERTKEEAAQFAVSYSSIWKEGRYAGEAYMVTPDQVSKTPESGEYIEKGSFVIRGDRTYFRDVEAEVAVGIQCEGETRVLGGPPSAIEDRVETSVRLQPGRYAQNDAAKMLYRKFKERFADQSFLRKVATADRIQEFLPPGGSEIVED; this comes from the coding sequence ATGGATCCGAAGCGGGAGCTCACGAGCGTCGATCTGGCCGCCCTCGTCACCGAACTGAACCGGTACGAGGGGGCGAAAGTCGACAAGGCCTACCGCTACGGCGACGACCTGCTCCGCTTTCGGATGCGCGACTTCGACCGCGGGCGCGTGGAACTGCTTCTCGAAGTCGGCGAGGTGAAGCGCGCCCACGTCGCCGACCCCGAACGCGTCCCCGACGCGCCCGGCCGCCCGCCGAACTTCGCGATGATGCTGCGGAACCGCCTGTCGGGCGCCGACTTCGCGGGCGCCGAGCAGTTCGAGTTCGACCGCATCCTCGTCTTGGACTTCGAGCGCGACGACGAGAACACCCGGATCGTCGTCGAGCTGTTCGGCCAGGGCAACGTCGCCGTCCTCGACGAGTCCGGCGAGGTCGTCCAGAGCCTAGAGACCGTCCGCCTGAAGTCGCGAACGGTCGCGCCCGGCTCTCAGTACGAATTCCCGGCGTCCCGCTTGAATCCGCTGACGGTCGGCTACGAGGCGTTCAAGCGGAATATGGACGACTCCGACACCGACGTGGTGCGGACGCTCGCGACGCAGCTGAACCTCGGCGGCCTCTACGCCGAGGAGCTCTGTACCCGGGCGGGCGTCGAGAAGACGACGCCGATCGAGGAGGCCGGCGACGAGGAGTACCGCGCGATCCACCACGCCATCGAGGAACTGCGCACGCGGCTCCGCGCCGGCGACTTCGACCCGCGGGTCTACCTCGACGACGGCGCGGTCGTCGACGTGACGCCGTTCCCGCTCGAAGAGCGCGAGCGAGAGGGCCTCGACAGCGAGGCCTACGACAGCTTCAACGACGCGCTCGACCGGTACTTCTACCGCCTGGAGCTCGAAGACGACGAGCCCGAGGACACGGGGAGACAGCGCCCGGACTTCGAGGCCGAGATCGAGAAGAAACAGCGAATCATCGACCAACAGCAGGGCGCGATCGAGGACTTCGAGGCGCAGGCCGAGGCCGAGCGCCGCCGCGCCGAACTGCTGTATGCGAACTACGACCTGGTCGACGAGGTGCTCTCGACCGTCCGCGACGCGCGCGAGGAGGGCGTCGGCTGGGACGAGATCCGCGAGACCCTCGCCCAGGGCGCCGAGCGGGGCATCCCCGAAGCCGAGGCCGTCGTCGACGTCGACGGCGCCGAGGGGACGGTCACGATCGAACTCGACGACACCGAGGTCGCAGTCGAGGTCGACACCGGCGTCGAGAAGAACGCCGACCGCCTCTACACGGAGGCAAAGCGCATCGAAGAGAAGAAGGAGGGCGCGCTGGCCGCCATCGAGGACACCCGCGAGGAACTGGCCGCGGTCAAGCGCCGCCGCGAGGAGTGGGAGGAAGACGACGCAGAAGAGACGGACGACGAAGAGCCCGACGAGCGCGAGGAGCGCGACTGGCTGTCGATGGAGTCGATTCCGATCCGGCAGTCGGATCACTGGTACGAGCGCTTCCGGTGGTTCCGCACCTCCGACGGCTTCCTCGTGATTGGCGGCCGCAACGCCGACCAAAACGAGGAGATCGTCACGAAGTATCTCGATCAGCACGACCTCTTCTTCCACACGCAGGCCCACGGCGGGCCCGTGACGATCGTGAAGGCGACCGGTCCCTCCGAGCCGTCCGAGGCCGTCGACTTCCCCGAGCGGACGAAGGAGGAAGCCGCCCAGTTCGCGGTCTCGTACTCCTCGATCTGGAAGGAGGGGCGGTACGCCGGCGAGGCGTACATGGTGACGCCCGATCAGGTCTCGAAGACGCCCGAGTCCGGCGAGTACATCGAGAAGGGCTCGTTCGTCATCCGCGGCGACCGGACGTACTTCCGCGACGTCGAGGCCGAGGTCGCGGTCGGGATCCAGTGCGAGGGCGAGACGCGCGTGCTCGGCGGGCCGCCGTCGGCGATCGAAGACCGCGTGGAGACCTCCGTCCGGCTCCAGCCGGGTCGCTACGCCCAGAACGACGCCGCGAAGATGCTCTACCGAAAATTCAAGGAGCGCTTCGCCGACCAGTCGTTCCTCCGGAAGGTGGCGACCGCAGACAGGATCCAGGAGTTCCTCCCGCCCGGCGGGAGCGAGATCGTCGAAGACTGA